Within Sorangiineae bacterium MSr11367, the genomic segment ACCGTCGCCATCGGCGAAGCGGCCATGCTCTCGGCGCGCGTCGGGTCGCATTGGAACGAAGTCGGTGCGGTCACGTCGAACGAGCACGTTGCCGTCCCCGTTCCCGCCATTGCGGCCGCTCAGCCCGAGGTTCGATTGCCCTGGCTCGCGATCGCGGCAGCCCTCGTCGTCGCCGGTTTGGCGGCCCTCCCGTCGCTGGCCGGCGCCTCGCTCTGGTACGAGCAGACGTCGCGCATCCTCCTCCGCGCCATTCCGCATTTGGTGCGCGGCATCGTCAAAGCGCTGCAGGGCGGCAACGGAGCGCCCCTCGTGGTGAGCTACGCCAGCGCGGTGCTCTTGCTCATCGCCGGCATCACCGTCGGCGTGCGGGCCCCTGGACGCGCACGCATGGCGGCGCCGCAAGGGCACTCGGGAGCCTCACGATGATGCGGCCTACGCGACAGACGAAACAGGAGACGGTCATGAAGTACGGTTTTGGGTTCCTTGCCTTCGTTCTTTCGACGACGGTGCTCTCCGGCACCGCGTTCGCTTCGGTGAAGCGGGAAGGAACCTGGCCTGGCGAGGAAAAGAAAATCTCGCTCGACGTCTCCAACGCCCTCAAGACCGACGCCGTACGCCGCATCGCCGCCGCCGCCGGCTGGAACGTCGTCGTGCATGCCCCGCCGGGCGATCTCGTCGACATCCACGTCAAAGATCTTCCCCCCACCAAGGTGCTCGAGCTCGTCCTCAACGACGGCAATTACATCGCCCAACGAGAAGGGAACGTCGTCGTCATCTCGCGCGAGGCCGGCCAAGGAGCCACGGGCGCGCCGCCCGGCGTTCCCGCCGTTCCTCCCGTTCCCGCCATGCCTCCCATTCCTCCGATCCCACCGCCCTTCGGTGACAACGACGATCCGAACCCGGATCCCGCGAACGGCACCATGGAGGAGGACCAAGAGGAGTCGCATTCCAAGTCGCACCACGGCAAGAAGAAGCACCACGGCAAGTCGAACGACCGCATCATCACCGGAGGCTCGGCCCGTGTCGAAAAGGGCGACGTTGTCGACGACCTCGTGGTCATGGGCGGCTCCGTGGAAGTCTACGGCGAGGTGCGCGGCGATCTGGTCGTGATGGGCGGCTCCGCCACCGTGTACGAAGGCGGACATATCCTCGGGGACGTCAGCGCCATCGGCGGGAAAGTGCGGCTCGAAAGCGGTGCCTGCGTCGATGGAGAAGTGGGCGTGGTCGGCGGCCTGGTGGATCAGCAGCCGGGCGCCCGGGTCGGCAGCGACAGCACGCCGTCGACGGAGAAGCCCGAGCGCAAAGGCGGCTGGACGGGCATGCCGGGCATGTCGTGGACGAGCCACACCGACGAGCACCGTCCTTGGTACAAGAGCCTCGCCGAACACGTGTCGAACGCCGTCGAGCACACCGCGTTGCTCTTCGTGCTCGGCGCCGTGCTCTTGTCGCTCGCCACGCGCCGCATGGATCTTCTGCGCATGGAAATCGCCGCCCGCCCGATGCGCAGCTTCGCCATCGGCATCCTCGCGACCCTCGCCACCGTCGTTGGCTTGGTGGCCCTCTGCGTGACCGTCATCGGCATCCCCATCGCCATCGTCGGCGTGCTCGTCGGTGCGTTCGGCATCTACGCGGGCATCTGCGCGGCCCTGGCCACGCTCGGCAAAGGCCTCGTCGCGCACCGCACCGAGAATCAGCACGTGCACCTTGCGGTCGGTTGCGCCGTCTTCCTGATCCTCTCCGCGCTTCCCCTGGTCGGCTGGATCACGGTCGCGGTCGTCGGGCTCATCGGGTTCGGCGCGCTGGTGGCCACGCGCCTCGCGGGATTCGCCGAGAAGAAGTCCCCGATGAGGTCGACCCCGGTTCCCGGCGAAGGCCCGTACCGCAGCACTCCGTAGTCTCGCCGGTCTCGGGTAAGCTCCCCGTGGCTTGCCCCCGGAGAATCCACCTCCTGCCGCGCCGCCCCCTCGCTGGCGCAAATTCCTTCCTCGCGCGGCGCGGGGGGTGCCTCCGTCGCCGCTCGACCTGCAGCTGCTCGGGCGGATGCTCCTGCACTCGGCGCTGGTCGGCGCCGCCGCCGGTCTGGCCGGCACGCTCTTCTTCGCGACCCTCGAGTTCGTCACCACCCTGACCCTCGAGCACCTGGCCGGCTACAACCCGCTGCGGGCGCACGGTGAACAGCTCATTGGCGAGGTGGCATCGCCCCTCCCCTTCCGACCCTGGCTCCTCTGGGCCATCCCCGCCATCGGCGCGCTCGCCGCCGGCATCATCTCCGCGCGATGCGCACCGGAGACCCTGGGCGGTGGCTCCGACGCCATCATCCACGCCTTCCACCACCAAGGCGGCCACGTTCGGCGCCGCGTCCCCTTCATCAAAGGCCTCGTGTCCGTCTTCACCTTGGGCTCGGGGGGCTCGGGCGGGCGCGAAGGGCCGACCATGCTCATCGGCGGCAGCATCGGCTCGATCATCGGCCGCTACCTGCGGGTCAGCGATCGCGAACGGCGCATCCTTCTCGTGGCAGGAACCGCCGCCGGCATGGCCGCCGTCTTCCGCACCCCGCTGGGCGCCGCATTGCTCGCCGTCGAAGTCCTGCACCGTGACGACTTCGAATCCGACGCCGTCGTGCCGGCGGTCCTCTCCAGCGTCGTCGCCTACTCCGTCTTCATCTCGTTCTTCGGCGAGTCCACCTTGTTCGCCCATGCCGTGCGCTACCCCTTCGTGCCGGTGCACCTGCCGCTCTACGCGCTCATGGCGATCCTCGTCTCACTGGTCGCCGCCGGATTCGCCGGCGCGCTCCACGGCGTGCAGCACTACACGAAGGCACTCCCGCTCCCCGCATGGAGCAAGCCCGCGCTCGGCGGCTTGCTCCTCGGAGCCTCCGCCACGCCCGTGATCATGCTCGTCGCGCCCAGCGTCGGCGCCGAGGGGCAAGGCCTCGGCATCTTGGGCGGTGGCTACGGAGCCGCCCAGGTGGCCATCACCGGCGCATCCTGGTTTCCCGAGGGATGGCGCGGTGTCGAGCTCCTCCTGCTCCTCGGCCTGGTGAAGATCCTCGCCACGTCGCTCACCGTCGGGTCGGGTGGCAGCGCGGGCGACTTCGGCCCGTCGCTCGTCATTGGCGGCATCTTCGGTGGGGCCTTTGGCCGCGCGGCGAGCCTCGTCTTGCACGACCCGCGCATCGATCCGGGCGCCTTCGCCCTCGTCGGCATGGCCACGTTTTACGGAGGTCTCGCCCACGTACCCATCGCCTCACTGGTCATGACGTGCGAGCTCGCGGGAAGCTACGATTTGCTCGTCCCGCTCATGCTCGCCGAGGGCATCGCCTTCGTCGCCCTGCGCAATCGTTCGCTCTACCATGCGCAAGTTCCCACCAAGCGTGAATCGCCAGCGCATCGCGACGATCTCATTTTCGATGTTCTCAAAGAAATCCGCGTGGGCGATGTCGTCATAAAAGACCGGCCGTTCATTTCGTTCCGGCGAGATACGCCTGCCCGAGAAGTCATCCGACAGATCGCAAGCACCGCATGGCAAGACGCCTTCCCGGTTCTCGACGAGCATGGAAAGCTCGCGGGCATCGTGAACGCCGAGGTCATGCGAACGATGGCGGCCGATCCTGACCTCAGCGGTCTGGCGCTCGCCGACGACATGATGGCGGCTCCGGTATCCGTTCACCAAGCCGACGATTTGCATGTCGCTCTCGAACTTCTCTTGTCGAACGATGCGCGAGAACTCATCGTCTTAGACGATGGCGGACGCATCATCGGCTTTCTCGATGAGGCGGAGATCACCAAGACTTATCACGGCCGAACGGCAACGAAGCCTGTAGCTATGGAGAAACCCAAACCCAAGGCACACTAGAGTCTTTCCCCAGAGGACATTGCGAGGTGAACTGAGATGACGTCGGAGTTCGAGGGTGGGGTTACGCCGTCGAGCATTCTTTTAGTCGACGACGATCCGGCCAATTTGCTGGCACTCGAGGCGGTGCTCGAGCCCTTGGGGCAGCGAATCATGAAGGCTCGTTCGGGCGAAGGTGCGCTCCGGCTCCTGCTCGAACACGATTTCGCGGTCATTCTGCTCGACCTGCGCATGCCTGGGATGGACGGCCTCGAAACGGCGGCGGCCATCAAACAGCGCGCAAAGTCGAGGCACACGCCCATCATCTTTTTGACGGCCGAGACGAGCCTGCGTCTCAAGAGCTACGAGTACGGTGCCGTCGACTACGTGGTCAAACCGTACGAACCGGCCATCGTGCGCTCCAAAGTGTCCGTCTTCGTCGAGCTCTACGAGCGGGGCCAACGCATCCTTCAACAAGAAGCGCGCCTTCGGCAGAAGGAAATCGAGGCCCTCCAGCTCCAGAGCCGCGAGAGCCGCCGCGTCGACCAAGAGCAACAGCGACTCTGGCTCGAGACCATCCTCGACC encodes:
- a CDS encoding chloride channel protein; translated protein: MPPSPLDLQLLGRMLLHSALVGAAAGLAGTLFFATLEFVTTLTLEHLAGYNPLRAHGEQLIGEVASPLPFRPWLLWAIPAIGALAAGIISARCAPETLGGGSDAIIHAFHHQGGHVRRRVPFIKGLVSVFTLGSGGSGGREGPTMLIGGSIGSIIGRYLRVSDRERRILLVAGTAAGMAAVFRTPLGAALLAVEVLHRDDFESDAVVPAVLSSVVAYSVFISFFGESTLFAHAVRYPFVPVHLPLYALMAILVSLVAAGFAGALHGVQHYTKALPLPAWSKPALGGLLLGASATPVIMLVAPSVGAEGQGLGILGGGYGAAQVAITGASWFPEGWRGVELLLLLGLVKILATSLTVGSGGSAGDFGPSLVIGGIFGGAFGRAASLVLHDPRIDPGAFALVGMATFYGGLAHVPIASLVMTCELAGSYDLLVPLMLAEGIAFVALRNRSLYHAQVPTKRESPAHRDDLIFDVLKEIRVGDVVIKDRPFISFRRDTPAREVIRQIASTAWQDAFPVLDEHGKLAGIVNAEVMRTMAADPDLSGLALADDMMAAPVSVHQADDLHVALELLLSNDARELIVLDDGGRIIGFLDEAEITKTYHGRTATKPVAMEKPKPKAH